CCTACGACTACACCCAGCTCAAAGGAGACACAGGCCCTCTGGTGTAGGTTCCACTACCCTATACGTGGCACTCTACAAGTTAAGGAACCAGGTTCCAATACCAGTGTTGGCAACCCCAGGGATGTATTCATTAGTCGGATTCCATTGCAAAACgtgtctgttgcaaaacgttttgcaacggaaaccgTTTCACGTTTTCTCTAGGAAGCAAACGAAacggagggacctacctgaatttgtcctatAGAAATGCTTGTTTTCGTTGTAAAACTTTTTCCTTTTGGagtaaacggtttctgttgcaaaacattatGCCACAGACCAAACATTTTGCATCGGAAtccgactaatgaatacaccctggttcctctctaggtttcttcctagttaccgtgcttctacacctgcattgcttgctgtttggggttttaggctgggtgtcagtataacactttgtgacatcggctgatgtaagaagggctttataaatacatttcaatcTTCACCAGACCCATCACAAAGCATTGCActtttccctgtgtgtgtgtctgtgcgtgcctgCAGTCTGACATGTCTTGAAACTGATTTCTGAACCTACCTTTCCAGATACCCAGCAGGGTTTGTGTACATCTTCACAGCGTTGTATTACGTCACCAACCATGGGGTGAATATTCGCCTGGCCCAGTACCTGTTCGCTGTCTTCTACCTGCTCACTCTGCTACTCGTCTTCAGGATATACCACCGCACCAAGAAGGTCAGATGCAACACTTATTCCTTTCTAGGCTGTTTTCCAAGGTGACGTTATTTCTTTGGTACTTAGCTAGTTGTCATTACCCAAcaaatatttcatttttattgcaacTTGGAATTCATCATTTTATAATACTGTAATCTTTTCCATGATTTAAAAAAAGGGCAATTTTGACTCTCCTCTCCAGGTTCCTCCCTATGTGTTCTTCTTTGTGTGCTGTGCCTCCTACCGGATCCACTCCATCTTTGTCCTGCGTCTTTTCAACGACCCCGTGGCCATGATGATGCTGTTTGGGGCCGTCAATTTTTTCCTGGACGGCCGCTGGACTTTGGGCTGCGGGCTCTACAGGCAAGTGTAAACCCTGGTTCTGCACAGCTGGAGCCTAGCTCAGTTAAACTGAAATGATCAAAGCTAAGTTGAACTTGATTCAGTGTGCGGGCCAATATGGGACACCTTTCATGATAATAACGCTCTAATTTAGATTGGCAGAACTGAGTTGCTGAACTCAACATCTGACTGTGGTAGCCCCTGTCACATGGTCTGAATAACAACTTCCTCTACCTCTGCTGTGGACAGTTTAGCAGTGTCTGTGAAAATGAACGTGCTCCTGTTTGCCCCGGGCCTCCTCTTCTTGCTGCTGTCTGAATTTGGCCTGATGAGAACCATATCCAAGCTTTCTCTCTGTGCTGCTATCCAGGTTTGGACCTCCTTCATCTGCTTTAACTGTTACATTTAGATTTTACTCACAGATGCTTCTTGTCCCCAGCGTTTCATCCAATTTCCACACTTTGTGTACAATTAGGATTTGCCTACTCTATTTCCATTCTGTTGATTGTCCATCTCTactccacctcacctctctctcatcacagTTGTTGCTGGGCCTACCCTTCCTGATGGAGAATCCTATTGGTTATATGACCCGGGCCTTTGACCTGGGTCGTCAGTTCATGTTCACGTGGACAGTGAACTGGCGCTTCCTGCCGGAGTGGCTGTTCCTGAGTCGCTACTTCCACCTGGTGCTCCTGGCCACCCACCTGCTAGCCCTGCTACTGTTTGCCCTGCGCCGCTGGAAGAGGTGAGAGAGGTGGCTTCCCAGGTGACTACTGGGGTTACCTCTAGGACCAGCGTTTTTCATGGTCAGGCCAAAACTCTTGGCCCTAGTGAAGCCTAAAATTTGATACAGACTCAATTATATTTGTACACCAAAGCTTGGGTCTGGCCATCtctgcttttttgttgttgttaaccAGATGTGCTCTCTGTTGAATTA
Above is a window of Salmo salar chromosome ssa03, Ssal_v3.1, whole genome shotgun sequence DNA encoding:
- the LOC106600580 gene encoding dol-P-Man:Man(5)GlcNAc(2)-PP-Dol alpha-1,3-mannosyltransferase isoform X1, with translation MAGGVKKKSSPGPPSRVWATLGKLWQEKHLILFKAEYTILVASILWFLEIGINIWVIQKVAFAADLFLLSPDSLDTEIDWKAYMDEVEGVINGTYDYTQLKGDTGPLVYPAGFVYIFTALYYVTNHGVNIRLAQYLFAVFYLLTLLLVFRIYHRTKKVPPYVFFFVCCASYRIHSIFVLRLFNDPVAMMMLFGAVNFFLDGRWTLGCGLYSLAVSVKMNVLLFAPGLLFLLLSEFGLMRTISKLSLCAAIQLLLGLPFLMENPIGYMTRAFDLGRQFMFTWTVNWRFLPEWLFLSRYFHLVLLATHLLALLLFALRRWKRPEESIMELLKEPGKRVLLAQKRTSDQMVLILFTSNFIGMCFSRSLHYQFYVWYFHTLPFLLWSGGVKKLAHLLRVLILGLVELSWNTYPSTIYSSAALHLCHLIMLLSLWIAQPPARQGEKAKSQ
- the LOC106600580 gene encoding dol-P-Man:Man(5)GlcNAc(2)-PP-Dol alpha-1,3-mannosyltransferase isoform X2 encodes the protein MAGGVKKKSSPGPPSRVWATLGKLWQEKHLILFKAEYTILVASILWFLEIGINIWVIQKVAYTEIDWKAYMDEVEGVINGTYDYTQLKGDTGPLVYPAGFVYIFTALYYVTNHGVNIRLAQYLFAVFYLLTLLLVFRIYHRTKKVPPYVFFFVCCASYRIHSIFVLRLFNDPVAMMMLFGAVNFFLDGRWTLGCGLYSLAVSVKMNVLLFAPGLLFLLLSEFGLMRTISKLSLCAAIQLLLGLPFLMENPIGYMTRAFDLGRQFMFTWTVNWRFLPEWLFLSRYFHLVLLATHLLALLLFALRRWKRPEESIMELLKEPGKRVLLAQKRTSDQMVLILFTSNFIGMCFSRSLHYQFYVWYFHTLPFLLWSGGVKKLAHLLRVLILGLVELSWNTYPSTIYSSAALHLCHLIMLLSLWIAQPPARQGEKAKSQ
- the LOC106600580 gene encoding dol-P-Man:Man(5)GlcNAc(2)-PP-Dol alpha-1,3-mannosyltransferase isoform X3, encoding MDEVEGVINGTYDYTQLKGDTGPLVYPAGFVYIFTALYYVTNHGVNIRLAQYLFAVFYLLTLLLVFRIYHRTKKVPPYVFFFVCCASYRIHSIFVLRLFNDPVAMMMLFGAVNFFLDGRWTLGCGLYSLAVSVKMNVLLFAPGLLFLLLSEFGLMRTISKLSLCAAIQLLLGLPFLMENPIGYMTRAFDLGRQFMFTWTVNWRFLPEWLFLSRYFHLVLLATHLLALLLFALRRWKRPEESIMELLKEPGKRVLLAQKRTSDQMVLILFTSNFIGMCFSRSLHYQFYVWYFHTLPFLLWSGGVKKLAHLLRVLILGLVELSWNTYPSTIYSSAALHLCHLIMLLSLWIAQPPARQGEKAKSQ